The following proteins come from a genomic window of Gossypium raimondii isolate GPD5lz chromosome 5, ASM2569854v1, whole genome shotgun sequence:
- the LOC105771216 gene encoding protein SMALL AUXIN UP-REGULATED RNA 51 produces MAIRKSNKLPQTAVIKQILKRCSSLGKKQSYDEQGLPLDVPKGHFVVYVGENRTRHIVPISFLTRPEFQSLLHQAEEEFGFNHDNGLTIPCQEHVFQSLTSMLR; encoded by the coding sequence atggcaaTCAGGAAATCAAACAAACTGCCACAAACAGCAGTGATCAAGCAAATCCTGAAGAGATGCTCCAGCTTGGGAAAGAAACAAAGCTACGACGAACAAGGCCTCCCTTTGGATGTTCCCAAAGGTCATTTCGTTGTGTATGTTGGTGAAAACAGAACCAGACACATCGTTCCCATCTCTTTCTTGACCCGACCCGAGTTTCAGTCCTTGCTTCATCAAGCTGAAGAAGAGTTTGGTTTCAATCACGACAATGGCCTCACAATTCCTTGCCAAGAACATGTTTTCCAGTCTCTAACTTCCATGCTCAGATGA